In the Anastrepha obliqua isolate idAnaObli1 chromosome 1, idAnaObli1_1.0, whole genome shotgun sequence genome, one interval contains:
- the LOC129250085 gene encoding piggyBac transposable element-derived protein 4-like, whose amino-acid sequence MARPKYLTNEELEAILNVSDVEDFTDSDENYSPEENHESELSEADSEFNAMEQIEDVDAIGVSSEERTVDPLFVSKDGIVWNPQPVDDRAGRLRNENVINLRPGTTRYARARIDDIKDAFMLFFPPTIENIVLKWSNAYAKEQYDDNYIEINSNLLHAYIGVLILAGVNRSKNETMLDLFDGEYGRPIFRAIMSKKTFQYMNRIIRFDDVMSRRQKSSTDKFAPIREIFDKWSELLADYFNPSECVTIDEQLLGFRGRCKFRQYMPSKPERN is encoded by the exons ATGGCTAGACCGAAATATCTTACTAACGAAGAGCTTGAAGCTATTTTAAATGTTTCGGATGTTGAAGATTTTACTGATAGTGATGAAAATTACTCGCCAGAAGAAAATCATGAATCAGAACTAAGTGAAGCTGATTCTGAATTTAATGCAATGGAACAAATTGAAGATGTCGATGCAATAGGAGTCTCATCTGAAGAGAGAACGGTGGATCCATTATTTGTCTCAAAAGACGGTATAGTATGGAATCCCCAACCAGTTGACGATCGTGCTGGAAGATTACGGAATGAAAATGTCATCAATCTGCGTCCAGGCACAACAAGATATGCAAGAGCACGGATCGATGACATCAAAGATGCTTTTATGTTGTTTTTCCCACCGACAATTGAGAATATTGTTCTAAAGTGGTCAAACGCATATGCAAAGGAGCAATATGACGACAACTATATCGAAATCAACTCAAACTTGTTACATGCATATATCGGTGTACTCATTTTGGCTGGAGTTAACAg GTCAAAGAATGAAACAATGTTGGATTTATTCGATGGTGAATATGGACGTCCCATATTTAGAGCGATAATGTCAAAGAAAACATTTCAATACATGAATCGTATTATACGATTTGATGACGTTATGAGCAGACGTCAAAAAAGCTCTACGGACAAATTTGCTCCAATTCGTGAAATATTCGACAAATGGTCTGAACTATTGGCTGATTATTTCAATCCATCTGAATGTGTTACTATTGACGAACAATTGCTTGGTTTTCGTGGTAGATGCAAGTTTCGGCAATATATGCCTTCTAAGCCTGAACGGAATTAA